The following proteins come from a genomic window of Trifolium pratense cultivar HEN17-A07 linkage group LG4, ARS_RC_1.1, whole genome shotgun sequence:
- the LOC123922316 gene encoding uncharacterized protein LOC123922316 encodes MRGKKVATELLFDSLIEKTAKANRKAVRLAQLAEQELAEVSKGIPSDTGSQFEEEGTMADDPPPPPRRTMGDYCRRTDAGQISMGFQPANPVTFDIKNIVLTGLRDKQFDGSATRDPWEHLERFYETCTMCRPEGYTDSQIKLRLFGFTLMGRAKDWLQCIPSGTINTWKELEDKFLERYFTNDMFLARRADITDFEQGESESLYEAYEHFKLLLRKCPNHSLDNMEQMQIFIRGLRMQSRMLIDASAGGTIRNKNEDEVRQLVENMCMNEYRSKSDRKRGVITVDTNTALLAQIEILNKKLAAKSLAEVNASQVQEVKCDFCHGPHANGMCSPEAGGVNYAGGYQKNNPYSNTYNPGWKDHPDLQWGNQGNSSQGNSQNPPSRKSSPMEETINKFMQMTQSNFEAMRVSQETSNRNHEASIRNLEIQIGQISKQVTAQSNGGFAGNTLDNPRNESCNAIGLRSRVVPSVVSKKSEKIKESEVEKEGGVEKNERLEEEESENENKGNTEGEVKKIEKLIDADSMLRKTKAQLLKEHGKEQVIPYYVKLPYPHLKKKKEKEEGQFKRFVEVFKNLQINVPFSEALEQMPIYAKFMKDLLSGKRKLRDDENVALSEECSAILQRKLPPKLKDPGSFTIPCSIGKVKVERALCDLGASINLMPLSMVRKLDCGEPKPTKMTLTLADRSITYPYGVLEDVLVKVNDLFFPADFVILDMNEDSEVPLLLGRPFLATGRALIDVELGELMLRFQNEQVTFNVFESMRHHNENPQCYRVGVVEELEEEIAQDEPPIRSIEQVNVLVEENIKKGGSMKQVKAPMEIPKTPLKKKRKKWRNKWERFRKLTLENLVFVSKKNDTCPKKGETKVEITIKYPP; translated from the coding sequence ATGCGAGGTAAAAAAGTTGCAACAGAGCTTCTTTTTGATTCTTTAATCGAGAAGACTGCAAAGGCGAACAGGAAAGCAGTACGGTTAGCACAGTTAGCTGAGCAAGAGCTGGCTGAAGTATCAAAAGGAATTCCATCAGACACAGGTTctcaatttgaagaagaaggcACGATGGCCGATGACCCACCACCGCCGCCTAGGCGTACCATGGGAGACTATTGTCGCAGAACAGATGCAGGACAAATTTCTATGGGGTTCCAACCGGCGAATCCTGTGACATTTGACATCAAGAATATAGTTCTCACCGGGCTAAGGGATAAACAATTTGATGGAAGTGCAACCAGAGATCCATGGGAGCATCTGGAACGCTTTTATGAGACATGTACTATGTGTCGTCCTGAAGGTTACACTGATAGTCAAATTAAACTCAGGTTGTTTGGGTTTACTTTGATGGGAAGAGCAAAAGACTGGTTGCAGTGTATTCCGAGTGGTACCATAAACACTTGGAAAGAGCTCGAAGATAAATTTTTGGAGCGTTATTTTACTAATGATATGTTTCTGGCAAGAAGAGCTGATATTACTGATTTTGAACAGGGCGAGTCAGAGTCTCTATATGAAGCCTACGAGCATTTCAAATTGTTATTGAGGAAATGTCCGAATCACTCTTTGGACAACATGGAACAAATGCAGATATTTATCAGAGGTCTGAGAATGCAATCCAGAATGCTTATAGATGCCTCAGCTGGAGGTACaattagaaataaaaatgaGGATGAAGTCAGACAATTGGTGGAGAACATGTGCATGAATGAGTATCGTTCCAAAAGTGACAGGAAGAGAGGTGTGATCACAGTTGACACAAACACAGCTCTACTAGCCCAGATCGAGATATTAAACAAAAAGTTAGCTGCAAAGTCTTTAGCAGAGGTGAATGCTAGTCAGGTTCAAGAAGTCAAATGTGATTTTTGCCACGGGCCACACGCTAATGGAATGTGTTCACCTGAAGCTGGAGGAGTTAATTATGCCGGAGGATATCAGAAAAATAACCCTTATTCCAACACATATAACCCAGGTTGGAAAGATCACCCTGATCTGCAGTGGGGTAATCAAGGTAATTCTTCTCAAGGGAACTCTCAAAATCCACCATCTAGAAAATCATCTCCCATGGAAGAAACAATTAATAAGTTCATGCAGATGACTCAGAGTAACTTCGAAGCCATGAGAGTCAGTCAAGAAACATCCAACAGAAATCATGAAGCTTCCATCCGAAATCTTGAAATACAAATTGGGCAAATATCAAAACAGGTGACTGCTCAATCTAATGGGGGTTTTGCTGGAAACACGTTGGATAATCCAAGGAATGAGAGTTGTAATGCCATTGGGTTGAGAAGTAGAGTTGTACCATCGGTAGTAAGTAAAAAGagtgagaaaataaaagagtCTGAAGTAGAAAAAGAGGGTGGAGTCGAAAAAAATGAGAGACTAGAGGAAGAAGAAAGTGAGAATGAGAATAAGGGAAACACTGAGGGAGAAGTCaaaaagatagaaaaattaattgatgCAGATTCGATGCTCAGAAAAACCAAAGCCCAACTTCTCAAGGAACATGGGAAAGAGCAGGTAATTCCTTATTATGTGAAGCTTCCATATCCTCAccttaagaaaaagaaagaaaaggaagaaggGCAATTCAAAAGGTTCGTAGAGGTGTTCAAAAATTTGCAAATTAATGTTCCCTTTAGTGAAgctttggagcaaatgccgaTATATGCCAAGTTTATGAAAGATCTCTTGTCAGGTAAGAGGAAACTTAGGGATGACGAGAATGTTGCCTTGTCTGAGGAGTGTAGTGCAATTTTGCAAAGGAAGCTTCCCCCGAAGTTGAAAGACCCTGGGAGTTTCACTATTCCGTGTTCAATTGGTAAGGTAAAAGTTGAAAGAGCTCTTTGTGATTTAGGAGCTAGTATTAATTTGATGCCGCTATCCATGGTCAGGAAGCTTGATTGTGGAGAACCTAAGCCAACAAAAATGACTCTGACATTGGCCGATCGCTCCATCACATATCCCTACGGAGTTCTTGAAGACGTGTTGGTAAAagttaatgatttattttttccagCCGATTTTGTTATACTTGATATGAATGAAGACTCAGAAGTCCCCTTATTGTTGGGAAGACCATTCTTGGCTACCGGTAGAGCGTTGATAGATGTGGAGTTAGGTGAGCTAATGTTGAGGTTTCAAAATGAACAGGTGACTTTTAATGTATTTGAGTCTATGCGTCATCATAATGAAAACCCTCAATGTTACCGGGTTGGTGTAGTTGAAGAGTTAGAGGAGGAAATTGCTCAAGATGAGCCACCAATTAGATCAATCGAGCAAGTTAATGTTCTTGTTGAAGAAAACATAAAGAAGGGAGGAAGCATGAAACAGGTGAAAGCTCCTATGGAAATTCCAAAAACACctctgaaaaagaaaagaaaaaaatggaggAACAAGTGGGAGAGGTTTAGGAAGCTGACACTTGAAAATTTGGTCTTTGTTTCTAAAAAGAATGATACATGCCCCAAGAAGGGAGAAACCAAGGTTGAAATAACTATCAAGTATCCACCCTAA